The Ananas comosus cultivar F153 linkage group 2, ASM154086v1, whole genome shotgun sequence genome contains a region encoding:
- the LOC109727135 gene encoding protein SMAX1-LIKE 4: protein MRTGACTIQQALTAEAATVLKLSLNLARRRGHAQVTPLHVAATLLTSSASSSSSSSSSSSPFPSSNLLRRACLKSHPHHPASHPLQCRALELCFNVALNRLPTTPPPPSSSTSSCSSTTTTAAATNSLIHSHPTLSNALIAALKRAQAHQRRGCIELQQQQQQQQLSPQSPQPLLAIKVELEQLIISILDDPSVSRVMREAGFSSTSVKSNFEEQSSSSSSSVSLTSSSSPPFYFDPQGCFWQTQFLKPSSEPNNPANHHYLSQSEDLRLLLEVLVRKQGRRRRRSVVVVGDSAPTNESLVSELMRRVERGDVPNELKPCCFIKFQLSYLHLRLMSRGDVDTKVSELKRKVLSSSALVEKGGSGGGGCVIIYVGDLRWVVDGEAKDGEWGGVEYMVEEVGRMLGEVNNGSPNNVPSNRVWVLATSCYSTYMRCQMRKHSLEAQWALQAVMVPSGGLALSLQAPTSGLDSRVTKIAQYPFQMLEPQAFSPSKEEEDKLTCCVECSSNYEKEASSYSPEAKSTNFASTTLPLWLQPLNKDNLVELRRKWNRLCQRIHHGQNNRIHPLPSLFNQGLTGKSFAAYASSHPWRRLGDSQNKQNKPFTEPCLLSFDNTQEVGLSSLKKPENQEVKTALVLGTPLFSDSATSLEANKRGGIGDLRELERRLKENIFWQLGAVSSIVEALVDCDAGERKGTWFLMRGNDRVAKRRAAMVIAESWCGSIDGLVCVNVRESARRGSSCSEILSEALKKDEKCVILIEGIDRADTNFANSLVDGLKIGSFVDPLGRELALSNSIIILATSSGEEQESNVLAMRMWVEEQLPVGDLKRKAPTELPNKSKKPRIEKNGFDLNVCFEEEDDDEGNGEKANEGVNEEEEDAVPSDLTHEGGDTTNTNLPHGILESVAASFTFEAGPDSFRLISDHIVSKLNQAFDRTGDRANGLHVEETVVEGMVRASGYFLESLYERWVREVFQTGLATVKKGGEGGVRLGFEGKEVNSGELGFQGSVLPSRIHVD, encoded by the exons ATGCGAACAGGGGCTTGCACAATCCAACAGGCCCTCACAGCAGAGGCAGCCACAGTGCTGAAGCTGTCCCTGAACTTAGCAAGGAGGAGAGGCCATGCACAAGTGACACCTCTCCACGTAGCCGCCACCCTCCTCACCTCCTctgcctcttcttcttcttcctcctcctcttcctcttctccattTCCTTCCTCCAATCTACTCAGAAGAGCTTGTCTCAAATCACACCCCCACCACCCTGCTTCTCACCCTCTCCAGTGCAGAGCCCTCGAGCTCTGCTTCAATGTCGCACTCAATAGACTCCCCACAACCCCACcacccccctcctcctccacttCCTCTTGCTCCTCTACCACCAccactgctgctgctactaACTCTCTCATCCACTCCCACCCAACTCTCTCCAATGCTCTCATCGCTGCTCTCAAGAGAGCTCAAGCCCACCAAAGAAGAGGCTGCATtgagctgcagcagcagcagcagcagcagcagctgtcGCCGCAGTCGCCACAGCCGCTCTTGGCCATCAAAGTGGAGCTCGAGCAGCTCATCATCTCCATCTTGGATGACCCGAGCGTGAGCAGAGTGATGAGGGAGGCTGGTTTCTCCAGCACCTCTGTTAAGAGCAACTTCGAAGAAcagagctcctcctcctcctcctctgttTCCCTCACCTCATCATCATCTCCCCCGTTCTACTTTGATCCCCAGGGATGTTTCTGGCAAACCCAGTTCCTGAAACCCAGCTCTGAACCAAACAACCCAGCAAACCACCACTATTTGTCACAGAGTGAGGATCTGCGGCTGCTTTTGGAGGTGTTGGTGAGGAagcaggggaggaggaggaggaggagtgtggtggtggtgggggacTCTGCTCCCACCAATGAGAGCCTTGTGAGTGAGCTGATGAGGAGGGTGGAGAGAGGGGATGTTCCAAATGAGCTCAAACCCTGCTGCTTCATCAAGTTCCAACTCTCCTATCTCCATTTGAGGCTAATGAGCAGAGGAGATGTGGACACAAAGGTGAGTGAGCTCAAGAGGAAGGTGCTTAGCTCCTCAGCTTTAGTAGAGAAGGGGgggagtggtggtggtggatgTGTGATCATATATGTTGGGGATTTGAGGTGGGTGGTTGATGGTGAAGCAAAGGATGGGGAGTGGGGTGGAGTGGAGTACATGGTTGAGGAGGTTGGGAGGATGCTGGGGGAGGTGAACAATGGCTCACCCAACAATGTACCCAGCAACAGGGTGTGGGTGTTGGCCACTTCATGCTACAGCACATACATGAGGTGTCAAATGAGGAAGCACTCATTGGAGGCACAGTGGGCCCTACAAGCTGTGATGGTTCCCTCAGGTGGGCTTGCATTGAGCCTACAAGCTCCAACAAG TGGTTTGGACTCAAGGGTGACAAAAATAGCTCAGTATCCCTTCCAAATGCTGGAGCCGCAGGCTTTTAGCCCCagcaaggaggaagaagataagcTCACCTGCTGTGTTGAATGCAGCAGCAACTATGAGAAAGAAGCTTCATCCTACAGCCCAGAAGCCAAAAGCACTAACTTTGCCTCTACCACTTTGCCTCTTTGGTTGCAACCACTTAACAag GATAACTTGGTTGAATTGAGGAGGAAATGGAATAGATTATGTCAGAGAATCCATCATGGTCAAAACAACAGGATTCATCCACTCCCTTCTCTGTTTAACCAAGGCCTAACTGGGAAGAGCTTCGCTGCTTATGCTTCCTCGCATCCATGGCGGCGGCTCGGTGACTCGCAGAACAAACAAAACAAGCCATTTACTGAGCCATGTTTGCTGAGCTTTGATAATACCCAGGAGGTGGGATTAAGCTCCCTCAAGAAGCCCGAAAACCAGGAAGTGAAAACAGCTTTGGTGTTGGGCACTCCGCTTTTCTCGGATTCGGCGACTTCGCTTGAGGCGAACAAGAGGGGAGGGATCGGAGACCTGCGGGAACTGGAGAGGCGATTGAAGGAGAACATCTTTTGGCAGTTGGGCGCCGTTAGTTCGATCGTCGAGGCTCTCGTCGATTGTGATGCTGGCGAGAGGAAGGGCACTTGGTTTCTGATGCGAGGGAACGATCGCGTCGCCAAGAGAAGGGCGGCGATGGTGATCGCGGAGTCCTGGTGCGGATCGATCGATGGTTTAGTTTGCGTAAACGTGAGGGAATCGGCGAGAAGAGGGAGTTCATGCTCCGAGATCCTCTCGGAAGCCCTGAAGAAAGACGAGAAATGCGTGATCTTGATCGAGGGCATAGATCGAGCGGATACCAATTTCGCGAACTCTTTAGTAGATGGCCTAAAAATCGGATCTTTTGTGGACCCATTGGGGAGAGAATTAGCTCTATCGAATTCGATCATCATTCTCGCTACTTCTAGCGGCGAAGAACAGGAGAGCAATGTGCTCGCGATGAGGATGTGGGTCGAAGAGCAATTGCCAGTCGGTGATCTCAAAAGGAAGGCTCCGACCGAATTGCCGAACAAATCCAAGAAACCGAGAATCGAAAAGAACGGTTTCGATCTGAACGTTTGCttcgaggaggaggacgacgacgagggaAATGGCGAGAAGGCGAACGAGGGGGTTAACGAAGAAGAGGAGGACGCCGTCCCGAGCGATCTCACCCACGAAGGAGGGGATACTACGAACACCAATCTCCCGCACGGAATACTCGAATCGGTCGCCGCCTCGTTCACCTTCGAAGCAGGGCCCGACTCGTTCCGACTCATCTCCGACCACATCGTATCGAAGCTCAACCAAGCTTTCGACAGGACCGGCGACCGAGCGAATGGCCTTCATGTAGAGGAAACAGTGGTGGAGGGGATGGTAAGAGCTTCTGGGTATTTCCTGGAGAGTTTGTATGAGAGGTGGGTGAGAGAGGTTTTTCAAACTGGTTTGGCAACGGTCAAAAAGGGCGGGGAAGGGGGGGTGAGGCTAGGGTTTGAGGGTAAAGAGGTAAATTCAGGGGAGTTAGGGTTCCAGGGATCAGTTCTACCCAGTAGGATTCATGTGGACTGA